The Haloarchaeobius amylolyticus genome window below encodes:
- a CDS encoding RNA ligase family protein: MHQYPPIPDAADAPAELFEQGHLWLTEQLDGAHLRFTTQETGVLAFGDRTRVWTEGEIPEQYRHAVRHVRETVDRDALQEAVDSAGDLVVFGAAMHRRTIDYDWDRVPSFVGFDVWAADRDAFLPPDLAEKVVEGIGLASVNTFDREVPAKHFQPESYEVPDSEWYDGPAAGVVVKNKRGLRASIASDRLDATAGPEPVDTSPEAFTERVVSEGLVRRVVRDLTDRAGGSPPKAETVHQHVLDRVFRAEYGRLTHHESSVDPASVRSAVAGRVQTLLHRIDTETA, encoded by the coding sequence CCGAGCTGTTCGAGCAGGGCCACCTCTGGCTGACCGAGCAGCTCGACGGGGCCCACCTCCGGTTCACCACGCAGGAGACGGGCGTCCTCGCCTTCGGCGACCGGACGCGTGTCTGGACCGAGGGTGAGATTCCGGAACAGTACCGCCACGCGGTCAGGCACGTCCGCGAGACGGTCGACCGCGACGCCCTGCAGGAGGCGGTCGACAGCGCGGGCGACCTCGTCGTCTTCGGGGCGGCGATGCACCGCCGGACAATCGACTACGACTGGGACCGCGTCCCGAGCTTCGTCGGGTTCGACGTCTGGGCCGCCGACCGCGACGCCTTCCTCCCGCCGGACCTCGCCGAGAAGGTGGTCGAGGGCATCGGCCTCGCGTCCGTGAACACCTTCGACCGGGAGGTCCCGGCGAAGCACTTCCAGCCCGAGAGCTACGAGGTCCCCGACTCGGAGTGGTACGACGGCCCCGCCGCGGGCGTCGTCGTCAAGAACAAGCGCGGGCTCCGGGCCAGCATCGCCTCGGACCGGCTCGACGCGACCGCTGGGCCCGAGCCGGTCGACACCTCTCCAGAAGCGTTCACCGAGCGCGTCGTCTCCGAGGGGCTGGTCCGGCGAGTCGTCCGGGACCTGACCGACCGCGCCGGTGGCTCCCCGCCGAAGGCCGAGACGGTCCACCAGCACGTCCTCGACCGCGTCTTCCGCGCCGAGTACGGCCGCCTCACCCACCACGAGAGTTCGGTCGACCCGGCCAGCGTCCGGTCCGCCGTCGCCGGCCGGGTCCAGACGCTCCTGCACCGCATCGACACCGAGACAGCCTGA